One region of Bosea sp. 29B genomic DNA includes:
- a CDS encoding GNAT family N-acetyltransferase codes for MDEANPLDRMDRQSGTVWRGDQTSRLPRSSGAVRGHPAPRLDQAERLESEIVTASDFARYQDDWDDLVRRALIPNVYMHPAVALAAERHGGRPVIVALAWRISGLRRVLVGAWLLGEFAERRGFFKVLDTALNRLVFAGTPVVDASLAPDVLDKLLDAIADQPNLPGTIVASDLNADERLLPCLRDVLARRRSRAMVVGRRRRAILTRQADGEISGHQEASAKQRQSFRRRSRRLAEAGIEPVALARGSEIAEAFRAFLEIEASGWKGRMEHSGWAIRLDPALEPFATEMIDGLVRAGCASIEGLRQGERWIAFSIWLRSGSRAFGWKMAYDEAFASFGPGRQLSEQVTATFLSDPALASFDSCNGSETSFHAAIWPERLELVDIVIDARRGGSVSGTLFMIVELAYRRGRSWLKAARDTVRASWRGLRPGK; via the coding sequence GTGGACGAAGCCAATCCTCTCGACAGAATGGACAGGCAGTCGGGCACGGTGTGGCGCGGCGACCAAACCTCCCGCCTGCCGCGTTCCTCCGGGGCAGTCCGAGGCCATCCTGCCCCAAGGCTGGACCAGGCTGAGAGGCTTGAATCGGAGATCGTCACCGCTTCGGATTTCGCGCGGTATCAGGATGACTGGGACGATCTCGTCCGCCGCGCCCTGATCCCAAACGTCTACATGCACCCCGCCGTCGCGCTCGCAGCCGAGCGGCATGGTGGGCGGCCTGTCATCGTTGCGCTGGCCTGGCGGATATCCGGGCTCCGGCGCGTGCTCGTCGGCGCCTGGCTTCTGGGCGAGTTCGCGGAGCGGCGCGGCTTCTTCAAGGTTCTCGATACGGCGCTGAACCGGCTCGTCTTCGCGGGGACGCCCGTCGTCGATGCGAGCCTAGCCCCGGATGTTCTCGACAAGCTGCTGGACGCCATCGCCGATCAGCCGAACCTTCCCGGGACCATCGTCGCGTCTGATCTGAATGCTGACGAGCGATTGCTGCCCTGCCTGCGCGACGTTCTCGCCCGGCGGCGCTCCCGCGCAATGGTGGTGGGACGGCGGCGGCGAGCCATTCTGACGCGTCAAGCCGACGGAGAAATCTCAGGGCATCAGGAAGCCTCCGCGAAGCAGAGGCAGAGTTTCCGCAGGAGAAGCAGACGCCTGGCGGAGGCCGGCATCGAGCCTGTCGCCCTGGCGCGCGGCTCGGAGATCGCGGAGGCGTTCCGGGCCTTCCTCGAGATCGAGGCGAGCGGTTGGAAGGGCCGGATGGAGCACAGCGGCTGGGCGATACGGCTCGATCCGGCGCTGGAGCCGTTCGCGACGGAGATGATCGACGGTCTGGTGCGAGCCGGATGCGCGAGCATCGAGGGCTTGCGGCAGGGCGAGCGCTGGATTGCCTTCTCGATCTGGCTTCGCTCCGGTTCACGCGCCTTCGGCTGGAAGATGGCCTATGACGAGGCGTTCGCCAGCTTCGGGCCCGGGCGCCAACTCTCGGAACAGGTGACGGCGACATTCCTGTCCGATCCCGCGCTGGCGAGCTTCGACAGCTGCAATGGCTCGGAGACCTCGTTTCACGCCGCGATCTGGCCGGAGCGGCTCGAACTGGTCGACATCGTCATCGACGCCCGCCGCGGCGGCTCCGTTTCGGGCACGCTCTTCATGATCGTCGAACTAGCCTATCGTCGCGGACGAAGCTGGCTGAAGGCCGCGCGCGATACGGTGCGCGCGTCTTGGCGCGGCTTGCGCCCGGGAAAGTGA